The Desulfovibrio sp. sequence AGCCTGTCGTATCTCTTGTGCCAGTGCTTAGCGAGCCCGGAAACTCCGCGCAGTCAGAGCGCGGGACCGGCCTCCGGCCGCCCGTATGCGCAGTCACTCAGGAAAACCGGAACTATCCCAGGGATATCCCGGGTTGAACAAGCAAGGAGGACGGTATGGAATGGAAACAGATCTATGATCCGCTTGGCAACATCTGGCTCTCGGCGGCAGTGGCAGGCATTCCGCTCTACATCCTGTTCTATCTTCTGGCCGTTAAACGGGCCAAAGGGCATGTGGCCGCTTTCTGCGCTGTCACTACCGCACTGCTGCTCTCTATCTTTGTTTGGAAGATGCCAGTGTCACTGGCCCTCAATTCCTTCGCCTTAGGCGCCCTCTTCGGCATATTCCCAATTGTCTGGATCGTGATTTGCGGCGTCTGGGTGTACTTCATGACCGTCGAATCAGGCGAATTCGAAATCATAAAGAATTCGCTGGCATCAATCACAGACGACAGGCGGTTGCAGGCTCTGTTCATCGCGTTCGCCTTCGGCGCATTCATCGAAGGCACGGCCGGATTCGGTACGCCAGTGGCCATCACCGCAGCCATGCTTGTGGGCCTGGGCTTCAACCCGACCTACGCGGCGGCTATCTGCCTTATCGCCAATACCGCGCCGGTGGCCTTCGGCTCCATCGGCATCCCGCTGGTCACGGCCGCCAACGTCACGGGCCTGGACCTTATGACCCTGTCAAAGATAGCCGGACGCCAGCTGCCGCTGTTGTCCATCATAGTGCCAATGTGGCTGTCCGTGACCATGTGTGGCTTCAAGCGTTCCATGGAGATCATGCCGGCCATCCTGGTGGCGGGTTTCGCCTTCGCTGCCGCCCAGTACGTCTTTTCCAACTTCCATGGTCCCTATCTGCCGGACATCATGTCCGCAATCGTGACCATTCTGGCCCTTCTGGCGCTCCTGAAGGTCTGGAAACCCAAGGCCGTGTGGCATTTCCCGGATGAGCCCGCCCCCACCGGCCAGAACAAGTGCGACTATACCGCCGGGCAGGTCTTGCGCGCCTGGGGACCCTACATCGTTCTGGCCATCATGGTGCTGTTGTGGGGCTTGCAGGGCGTGAAAGCCTTCCTGGCTCCCTTCGGAACCACCTTCCAGTGGGCCGGGCTCCACAACCTGGTCATGAAGATGCCTCCTATCGTTCCTGAGGGAATTCCCGCCGCCAAGGCGTTGTATCCGGCCATATACAACTTCAACTTCGGTTCCGCCGCCGGCACCGCGGTGCTCATCGGCGGGCTCATCTCCGTGTCGTTCATGCCCAACTACGGCTATGGAAAGGCCATCGCCTGCCTTGGCAGCACCATCAAGAAGCTCGTGTTCCCCATCATCACCATAGCCATGATTCTGGCCATCGCCTATGTGTACAACTACTCCGGACTGTCGGCCACCATGGGCCTGGCCTTTGCCAACACAGGGGTCATGTTCCCGTTCTTCGCGCCTATTCTCGGTTGGCTGGGCGTGTTCCTGACCGGTTCCGACACCTCGTCCAACGCCCTTTTCGGCAACCTGCAGAAGACCACCGCTCAGCAGATCGGCGTCAGCCCCGAACTGTGCGTGGCCGCCAACTCCACCGGTGGCGTCACCGGCAAGATGATTTCGCCCCAGTCCATCTCCGTGGCCACCGCTGCCACCGGCCTGGTGGGACATGAAGGCGACATCTTCCGCTTCAACCTCTTTCATTCACTGGCCATGGTGCTGGTGCTGTCCGTGCTGACCATCGCCCAGGCGTATGTCCTGAAGTGGATGCTGCCCTAGCGGGGCCTTGGACAGTCTGATAGAATACATTCCGCCGCAGGGGCCGGGCTCATGCCCGGCCCCGGGCGGGCAAGGAAAGGAGAGGAGCCCAATGCAAGAATTCGAGCACCTTCGCCAGATGTTCATGGCGGCCCTGGACAGGGTTGATCCGTATAAGATGATCCTCAACCACGTGAAGTTGGAGGGCTCCAGGCTTACTGTCTCTTTTGAAGGCGAACGCCATGAAGTGAATCTGGGCGATTACAACCGTATCCTGGTGCTCGGCGCGGGAAAAGCGTCGGCGAGAATGGGCAAGGCTTTGGAGGATATCCTCGCGGACAGGATCACCAAGGGGCTCATCTCGGTCAAGTACGGCCATGCGGAGCCTCTCAAGCATATCGAGGTGATCGAGTCCGGGCATCCCACCCCGGACGAGCAGGGCGTGGGCGCGGCCCAACGCATCGCCGATCTGGTGCGCGAAGCCGACGACAAAACCCTCATCTTGAACCTCATTTCCGGGGGCGGGTCCGCGTTGCTGCCGTGTCCCCTGGTTCTGGACCACCCGGACGGACCGATCAACCTCACTCTTTCCGACAAGCAGAACATGACCAAGGCCCTCTTGGCCTGCGGTGCGGACATCGGTGAAATAAACTGCATCCGCAAACACATTTCCGGCGTGAAGGGCGGAAGGCTCCTGCGTCTCATGCAGCCGGCCCGGAGCCTGAACTTCATCCTGTCCGACGTGGTTGGCGACAGGCTCGATACCATCGCCTCGGGACTTACCAGCTACGATGAAACCACGTTCGAAGAGGCCATGTCCATCATCGAGAAGTACCAGCTCTACGACAAGGCTCCTCCCAACGTGATGCGCACCCTCACCTTGGGCGTGCAGGGCAAGATCGAGGAAACCCCGAAATACGGCGATCCCGCTACGGAACTGGCCACCAATATCCTCATCGGCTCAAACCAGGCAGCTCTCCTGGCAGCCTGCGAAACAGCCAGAGGCCAGGGCTACAACACGTCGGCCCTGACCTGCGCCCTTACGGGCGAAGCCAGGGAAGCGGCCAAGTTCCTGTGGGGCATAGCCAAGGACGTGCGCAAAACCGAGATGCTGGTGAAGAAACCGGCCTGCATCATCGCGGGTGGTGAAACAGTGGTGACCTTGAAGGGCGAAGGCAAGGGCGGACGCAACCAGGAGATGGCCCTGGCGTTCCTGGCCGAACTGGCCCGCGACGAGCAGAAGGGTGCGAACATCTTCTTTCTGTCCGCCTCCACCGACGGCACCGACGGGCCGACGGATGCCGCTGGCGCTTTTGCCTCGGCCGAGTTGGTGGAGCTCTCCAAAAAGGCCGGGCTTTCCATCAACGGTTCTCTTAAGAACAACGACTCCTATCACTTCTTCGACGCCATCGGGTATCTTTTGAAAACGGGTCCTACCATGACCAATGTCTGCGACCTGCACATGGTGATTGTGACGCCGTAACGTTGCCAGACTGTGCTCTCCAAGGTGAGAGTGCGTTTTCTGCCCTCACAGCGCCAAACCGAAAAGGCCGGGACTCGTCCCGTCCTTTTCGGTTGTGGATTGGCAGCCGGCAAGCGAATGGGGCACAATGAGAACAGGCTGGAATGAGGCTTGTGATGAGGCGCGGTTTTCAGGAGAGAGTGCTCAGTTCGCGCAGCGGGCGCCCTGACAAGGCTCCCTTGGCCCCGAGTCCCCTCCTGGCAGCACGCCAGGCCACAAGTTCAGCCACGATGCTCACCCCGATCTCTTCCGGGGTCTCAGCCCCGATATCGAGCCCGATGGGGCTGTGCACCCTCAAGAGATCATGCTCGGGCGTTCCCTCCAGCCGGAGTTGATCGAACACGGTCCGGACCTTGCGGCGGCTGCCGATCATGCCCACATATCCAGCTCTCGTCAGCAGGGCCTGGGCCAGAGAATCCAGATCGTGCAAGTGGCCGCGAGTGACGATGACGATTGCGTCGGAAGGCCCCAGATTTCGACCAGCAAAGCATTCTTTGTATGAATCAAGAATGACTAACTCTCTGGCCTCGGGAAATCGTTCGCGGTTTAGGAATGCTTCCCGGTCGTCCATGGCTACCACCCGAAAGCCCACTCGATCGGCAAAAAAGGCTGTGGAACGGGAGACATGCCCCGCTCCGACGAGATAGAGGGTGTCCAATGAGACAAACGGCTCAAGAAAATAGCGTTGGCTGCCGGTCTCGAACATCTCGGGAGTTTTGAAGGAGCATCCTCTTTGCAGAAGGGCATTAGCGGTCGGTTCATCCAAAGGCTCCCCAAGGAGCCTGCCCTCCGGTAGCAGAATGCGTTTGGAGTCTGGAACGGAGTGTGGGCATTGCTGAAAGCCCAATGGGGTCACGAGCAGGCAGTTCTCTCCCCTTGCCAAGATGCGAGAGAGCTCCAGAAAAAGGTCCAGAGAAGCTTTGTCCGGATCGATGCGTTCAAGGAGTATCTCCACCGTGCCCCCGCAGATCATGTCGGACTCCGCGGCTTCAGCACTGTCAAGGTCGAAACGGAGAAGGGTGGGGTGGCCGGATTCGAACACTGCCCGCGCCTGGACCAGGGTTCTTCCTTCCAATTGCCCGCCCCCGATGGTGCCCATGATGTCCCCATTGGCATGGACGAGCATCTTGGAACCCGCTGCTCGCGGGGCCGATCCATGCCTGGAGGCGATAGTGGCCGTGACCAGTTGCTCGCCCGCGCTCAGGGTGGCGATGAGAGCATCAAGTAATGTCTTCATGTGTTCTTTGCTTTCCTGGGCGGCTGAGCAGCCACAAGGGGATTTGATGCGATCCACAATGATGCAACACAAGCGCGATCAGTTCTGCTTTGGAGAGAACGAATACGTCAACCATTGATTGGTCGTTTTCTTCCGGGTGAATACTCAGGGGGCGATACCCGTTGGGGACGCTCCATTCTTTGGGAAGCATCACCGGCAGCCAGAGAGACCTTGCAGGAGTTGAAAGCCTTTGCAACCAATTCGTATTTGATCTGCGTGTTCCAGGCGTTCAGGGGAGGGCAGGGGGAAAACAAAAAAGGCCAGGAACGAGTCCTGGCCCTTTGTTCTTACCTGTATACGCTCGAAGGGGCCTTGGGGCCTACCAGCGGCGATCTCCGCCGCCGGAGCCGCCTCTGCCGCCGCGGGGCTTGTCTTCGGCTTCGTTGACCTTCAAATTGCGGCCGCCGAATTCCTTGCCGTCCATCCCCTGGATGGCAGCCTTGGCGCCTTCGTCGTCCATTTCGACAAAACCAAAGCCGCGAAGGCGGCCGGTTTCGCGGTCGGTGATCAGGCTAACGCTGATGACTTCGCCGAAGGTGGCGAACTGGTTACGGATGTCGTCCTCAGTGGAACTGAAGGAAAGATTTCCGACATAGAGTTTCTTAGACATGGGCTATTGCTCCCTTTTTTGGCATTTTTTTCGTATCGCTTGGAGCTGCACATCGCAAAAGCCCAAGGTTCAAAAAAGTCATGCTCGTTGAATGGCTCGAAAGAATCTCATATGCTAATATTAAAAAATGTAAAGGGCCTTTGAGTGGATAATTTTTAAAAAATGAATGTTTGTCATTTCAGACTACACATTTTTACTAAAAATCTTGTATTAAGGGAAAACGCAGTTTTAATTCATAAAAAGTGCATTTGTAGAATTTCCTGGCAGTGGTCGAACGTCAGTAAATTGCATGAATGCACTGCAAATATTCATTTCCCCCCTCGAAAATGCATGCTATTCGGCCTGGTATTCTACTGCTCGGGGTAGGGTTTCGTGGCGACAATGGCCGCACAATCTGTTCCTGATTGAGCCGTTGGAGGAGTCCTGAAGGTATCAGCATTATTCGCTGGTGAATTTCCGTCTGGCCCAGACGTTCGCCTGCACATCCATTGCCGGTCCGCCGCCTCCGCGAATGAACGGAGAATCTCCCGGCCAGATGTTCTCAAGGTAGTATCTGAACCCCGCCTGGGCGAGAACAGCCAACACCTGGTGGAGGGTTTGAGGCCTATGGCGCCAGCAATGGCACTCGACAAAAGCGAACCCCACTCTCGGGAGTAGGTCTGCGCAGTCGGCGAGGACGTCCGCTTCAGCCCCTTCGATGTCCATCTTGAGGAAATCCACGCGCTCAAGGCCTGTGAGGACATCGCGCAGCCGCAAGGAGTTTACCCGGATGCTGGGGCCTACCCCCAGGATGGACCCGCCTTCGCTGCCCTCCGGCGTGAATTCCATACCTTCGCCGTGTACCCAGACCGCGCCTTGTATAACCGGGATGTGGCCAAGGCCGTTTCGGGAAAGATTGCGTTCCAGATAGCCGGTTATGGCCGGGTCGGCCTCGAAGAGGAGCATCTGTGCATCCGGATGGCGGGTGGCCAAATGGACAGCGCTGACACCCACGTTGGCTCCGCAGTCCAGGATTACAGGGTTTGGTATGCTGCAAGGAAAATCATAGATTCCATGGGCCATGATCTCCTTGGCCTGATAGAGAAAGCCTATTGGATCAGGGACTTCGAAGACCCAGTCCATAAAGGTGATGGTGGCTGGCTCGTTGCGGGGTTTGTCTTTGTATACGTTGTAGAGGCGTTCGAGTTCGGTAAGGTATTGGGTCGACATCTGTATCATTGAAGAAATCCATTCCCGAAGGGGCTCGGCAAGAAAACATTTCAGAAGAAGGTGTTGCCGCTTCGCCCGGAACCAACCACAAGGCCGGTTTCAGGGCCATGCCATTCTGTGGAGGCATCTTCATGCCTCAT is a genomic window containing:
- a CDS encoding RNA-binding protein, translating into MSKKLYVGNLSFSSTEDDIRNQFATFGEVISVSLITDRETGRLRGFGFVEMDDEGAKAAIQGMDGKEFGGRNLKVNEAEDKPRGGRGGSGGGDRRW
- a CDS encoding XdhC family protein, whose protein sequence is MKTLLDALIATLSAGEQLVTATIASRHGSAPRAAGSKMLVHANGDIMGTIGGGQLEGRTLVQARAVFESGHPTLLRFDLDSAEAAESDMICGGTVEILLERIDPDKASLDLFLELSRILARGENCLLVTPLGFQQCPHSVPDSKRILLPEGRLLGEPLDEPTANALLQRGCSFKTPEMFETGSQRYFLEPFVSLDTLYLVGAGHVSRSTAFFADRVGFRVVAMDDREAFLNRERFPEARELVILDSYKECFAGRNLGPSDAIVIVTRGHLHDLDSLAQALLTRAGYVGMIGSRRKVRTVFDQLRLEGTPEHDLLRVHSPIGLDIGAETPEEIGVSIVAELVAWRAARRGLGAKGALSGRPLRELSTLS
- a CDS encoding lactate permease LctP family transporter, coding for MEWKQIYDPLGNIWLSAAVAGIPLYILFYLLAVKRAKGHVAAFCAVTTALLLSIFVWKMPVSLALNSFALGALFGIFPIVWIVICGVWVYFMTVESGEFEIIKNSLASITDDRRLQALFIAFAFGAFIEGTAGFGTPVAITAAMLVGLGFNPTYAAAICLIANTAPVAFGSIGIPLVTAANVTGLDLMTLSKIAGRQLPLLSIIVPMWLSVTMCGFKRSMEIMPAILVAGFAFAAAQYVFSNFHGPYLPDIMSAIVTILALLALLKVWKPKAVWHFPDEPAPTGQNKCDYTAGQVLRAWGPYIVLAIMVLLWGLQGVKAFLAPFGTTFQWAGLHNLVMKMPPIVPEGIPAAKALYPAIYNFNFGSAAGTAVLIGGLISVSFMPNYGYGKAIACLGSTIKKLVFPIITIAMILAIAYVYNYSGLSATMGLAFANTGVMFPFFAPILGWLGVFLTGSDTSSNALFGNLQKTTAQQIGVSPELCVAANSTGGVTGKMISPQSISVATAATGLVGHEGDIFRFNLFHSLAMVLVLSVLTIAQAYVLKWMLP
- a CDS encoding glycerate kinase codes for the protein MQEFEHLRQMFMAALDRVDPYKMILNHVKLEGSRLTVSFEGERHEVNLGDYNRILVLGAGKASARMGKALEDILADRITKGLISVKYGHAEPLKHIEVIESGHPTPDEQGVGAAQRIADLVREADDKTLILNLISGGGSALLPCPLVLDHPDGPINLTLSDKQNMTKALLACGADIGEINCIRKHISGVKGGRLLRLMQPARSLNFILSDVVGDRLDTIASGLTSYDETTFEEAMSIIEKYQLYDKAPPNVMRTLTLGVQGKIEETPKYGDPATELATNILIGSNQAALLAACETARGQGYNTSALTCALTGEAREAAKFLWGIAKDVRKTEMLVKKPACIIAGGETVVTLKGEGKGGRNQEMALAFLAELARDEQKGANIFFLSASTDGTDGPTDAAGAFASAELVELSKKAGLSINGSLKNNDSYHFFDAIGYLLKTGPTMTNVCDLHMVIVTP
- a CDS encoding FkbM family methyltransferase, producing MIQMSTQYLTELERLYNVYKDKPRNEPATITFMDWVFEVPDPIGFLYQAKEIMAHGIYDFPCSIPNPVILDCGANVGVSAVHLATRHPDAQMLLFEADPAITGYLERNLSRNGLGHIPVIQGAVWVHGEGMEFTPEGSEGGSILGVGPSIRVNSLRLRDVLTGLERVDFLKMDIEGAEADVLADCADLLPRVGFAFVECHCWRHRPQTLHQVLAVLAQAGFRYYLENIWPGDSPFIRGGGGPAMDVQANVWARRKFTSE